The Spirosoma sp. SC4-14 DNA window GCCGTAAGCCAATCAAAACCGTTCATAAATACGACAAGCACCGCTCCGAAGTGTTCGGGTTTATGCGTCAGCAGATCGAGCTAGGTCGTCAGGTGTATGTTGTCTATCCACTTATTGAAGAGTCAGAAAAGCTCGACTATAAAGACCTGATGGACGGTTTCGAGAGTATGCAACGGGCGTTTCCACGGCCCAAATACGAAATCGGCATATTGCACGGCAAAATGCTGCCCTATGAGAAAGATGACGAAATGCAGCGGTTCATTAAACACGAAACACAGATTCTGGTGGCTACAACGGTGATCGAAGTTGGGGTAAATGTGCCAAATGCCAGCGTGATGGTTATCGAAAGTGCCGAACGATTTGGCTTATCGCAACTGCATCAGCTGCGCGGGCGCGTTGGTCGGGGCGCAGAGCAATCGTATTGTATTATGATGACAGGCTATAAACTCAGTAGCGATACCCGTACCCGACTCGAAACGATGGTTCGAACCAACAATGGGTTTGAGATCGCCGATGTCGACCTTCAATTACGCGGCCCCGGCGACCTGACCGGCACGCAGCAAAGTGGGGTTATGGATCTGATGATTGCCGATCTGGCCAAAGATGGTGCCATTCTGACGGCCGCCCGCGAGTCGGCGCAGGCTATTCTGGCCGAAGATCCAGAGTTAGTACTGCCCCAGCATGCGCCCATCCGAAACCATGTTGACAGCATCAGGAAATCTGAAAATAACTGGGGGCGTATTAGCTAGAAGCCGGTAGTGAATCACTAACGCAAACAGCTTGTACTGCTAGCTTTCTCAGACCTAAAAGGTTTTAAAAATCTTTTAGGTCTATTTATCAAGCCAAACCCCAAAATTATTGACAAATAACCGGCGAATTACTTCGTAAATGCCTGCTACTGTGTATATTCCCTGCGGAATATTAACCTGAACGTATTTATGAAGCATCGACTACTTATTCTGCTTGGGCTTGTTTCGATGGCAGCCCAGGCGCAACCTACTTTCTCTATTTCATTTCCGGCCAGCCAAAGCAAAACCCCGCTCGATGGACGCGTATTGTTAATTCTGTCGAAAACCGACAAGCCCGAACCGCGCTCGCAGGTGAGCGACGCTGTAGAAACCGCCCAATTATTTGGGGTTGATGTTAATGGTCTGCAACCTGGTCAGGGAGCAATGATTGATGCCCGTGTTATGGGCTACCCGAAACGTAGTTTGAACGATGTTGCCCCTGGTGACTATTACGTGCAGGCCGTACTGCATAAATACGAAACCTTTAAACGGGGCGATGGCCATACGGTAAAGTTACCCATGGATCGGGGCGAAGGGCAAAACTGGCGCACAGCTCCCGGCAATCTGTTTAGTAAACCGCAAAAAATAACGCTTAAAGCGGGCCAGAAGCAACCATTTACGGTGGTAATGGACCAGGTTAACCCCACACTGCCTGAGCCGAAAGACACTAAATTTGTCAAACACATTAAAATTCAGAGCAAACGCCTAACCGAATTCTGGGGGCGTCCGATGTATCTGGGGGCGCATGTGCTCATCCCCGCCGGTTTCGATGAACACCCCGAAGCCCGATATCCGCTCTGCATTTTTCATGGCCATTTCCCGTCCGATTTTTCGGGATTTAGTGAGACACCACCACCTGCCAGCATGGATACAACCGACTACATCGAACGGTTTCATGTGTATGGCTATAAAAAAATTGTAGCACAGGAAGCCTACGATTTTTACAAAAAATGGACAAGCAAGGATTTTCCCCGGATGCTGATCGTGGAAATTCAGCACGCTAATCCGTATTACGATGATTCGTATGCCGTGAATTCCGAAAATCTGGGACCCTACGGCGATGCGATCATGTATGAACTCCTGCCCGAAATCGAAAAACGATTCCGGGGAATTGGTCAGGGCTGGGCACGATTCACCTACGGAGGTTCAACAGGGGGCTGGGAGGCACTGGCTGCACAGGTTTTTTATCCAGACGAATTTAACGGTTGTTTTGCGGCTTGTCCAGACCCCATTGCATTCGATGCCTATACTGTATTTAACCTTTACAAAGACAAGAATGCCTATTATGCCGAAGGGCCCTTTCGGCGGACTCCCCGGCCTGGCCAGCGAAATTATCTGGGACAGGTAAAAGTAACGATGGCAGAAACCAACCATCGCGAACTGGTTATTGGAACTCATACTCGCTCCGGCGACCAGTTCGATATTTGGGAAGCGGTTTACTCGCCGGTTGGGTCAGATGGTTATCCAAAACGGGTCTGGAATAAACTCACGGGCGAGATCGATTCTACTGTGGCAAATTATTGGCGGGAGCATTATGACCTGATGCACATCCTACGGCGCGACTGGAAAACCCTTGGTCCGAAGGTGGCTGGCAAAATTCATATCTATTGTGGCGATATGGATAACTACTATCTTAACAACGCGGTCTATCTGATGGAAGATTTTCTGAAGAGCGTGCAGAACCCTCCTGCCCAGAGCGAAGTGGCTTACGGCGACCGCGCCGAGCATTGCTGGAATGGCGATCCGACTCAGCCTAACTACATCAGTCGCCTTCGCTACAATACGATGTATGTCGACAAAATACTGAAACGCATCGAAGCGAACCATCCCGAAGGGGCCGATCTGAAAAGCTGGAGGTATTGAGTTTATAGTTTACGGTTACTCTGCTTAGGAAGGAGGTATGCAAGCAGGCAGAGCAACCGTAAACTGAACCCTTACAATGAAGTCAGGAATGCCATTGTATCGATGCCATCGGCATAATCGCTGAGACCAGGGCATTGGGTTTTGCCAAACGGAATACTGTTCGAATGCCATCCCTGCGCAGAGGCCACTACCTGAATGCGTTCGGCTCGCTCATTGAGCCACTGATTGGCGTTGGCCTGCGTCTTATACGTTTGATAGTAAACAACAGACACCGGCGAAACAAGGCCGTCGTTTTCTGTCAGCAATAAGTAGCCATTGTCCAGGTGAGGAACAGCATTGATGAGATAAATAGACTTATTATAATCGTAGTTGTTCTGATACTTATGGTTATTGAGATACGTAGTTACCTGAGGTTCCAACGCTCGTAGAAGGGGTGTAAAATCATACTCATCAGGAACCAGCAGAGTCGATACATTGCGGCAACCGAGCCCATAATAGTCTGAAATATCATGTCCCAGCTTTAAAAACTCGTCGTCGTTTTCCTCTCCCATCAGCAGGCCAACGGAGGTACGGTTCTTACGAATGATGCTGGGTTTCTTCGAAAAGTAATAGTCGAAATAACGAGCCGTATTGTTGCTGCCTGTAGCGATATAAGCATCTGCTATATTAATTCGGTCGGCTTCTTCGATTAATTCTGTAAACTCAGGATTAATCTCTTTTATTTTTTGTATTAAATAATGAATAAGTACAAAATCCTGGCTACTGAGCTTTGCCAGCAGTTTATGCCCACTGATTAATACAGACAGCAAATCGTGGAAACCAACGGCCGGAATGTTACCCGCCATCACCACGCCGACGGTGCGGGGAGTTTGTGGCTCAGCAGGGTAATTGGTTAGCCAGCCGTTTAAATTTTGTTCGGATAAAAACTCAGTGGCGATAGCCGACAGGGCTTTTTTTGTGTTCTCAGGCGTAAACCAGTTATTCTTGTGATAGGCCCGAAGGGAAATTTCTTCTAATTCGGGCTGGGCTTTGTCGGAGCGAAGAAAATCACCCAGAGCCACGAACGTTTGAATGCGTTCTGATTGAAGCATGAACTAAATAAACAAATGGAATACCCCATCAACTAATATAATGAAGTTTTAGTTTGCCCCTAACCTTTAAATAGTTATATTTGTTGTTCAATTCAGGAAGATAAACAAGTATCGCCTATAAATTTGTACTGCTCATGGCAATCATGATCACCGACGAGTGCATCAACTGTGGTGCCTGCGAACCCGAATGCCCCAATACAGCTATCTACGAAGGTGGGGTCGAATGGACCTGGGGTGGAGGAACCGAACTGACCGAAGTTGATTTCGGCGATGGTACGGTGGTTAGCGGCAAATCGCCACAAGCACCAGTCTCCAATGAGTTTTACTACATCGTAAGTGATAAATGCACAGAGTGTATGGGCTTTCATGAAGAACCGCAGTGTGCGGCTGTATGCCCGGTCGATTGCTGTGTACCTGATCCAGACCATGTAGAAGACGAAGATACCTTACTGGCCAAAAAAGCATGGCTGCACGCTGAGGTGTAAATTCAGCCATACTTTCCCGTAAAAAGCCCAACCGGTTGCCGGTTGGGCTTTTTGTATTTTTACTGGTATAGGAAAAACAACATTTTAAAAAAAATGCAAAAAATAAAATTTGGTCAAAAGTCATTGTGGCCAAATAAAATAAAATGAATAAAAATTACTTCAAATAGGGTATTATGCTTGTAAATAGTAGAACATTTTAAATAAAATAGCATAAAATTTGGAAAATCACTGTGTTTTTAAAGAAGATCTCTTGTGTGAAATAAATTATATGATAAAATTTGTCCCCGGTTAAACTACAATTTGCTGATTTACTCCACCAAATAAAAAGCATGAGAAAAGCAATTTTACTTCTTAGTTCTTTGTTTACCGGATTAGGCGCATATGCGCAGGATTCGACATCTGCTACTCCAGGGAAATTTACCTTTTCTGGGTACATGGATACCTACTACTGGGGAAACTTCAATAACCCAAAGAGCCAGTCGAACCTGGGGTTAAATGGATCGGGTCCAGGCAACGCACGCGCTTTTGATCAGAAAGCTGGTCAGTTTGGAATTGGGTTAGTACAGGCGAAAGCGATGTATACGGCCGACAAAGTTGATGCGGTTATCGATCTGACATTTGGGCCTTTTGCTGATCTGGGTAACTATGGTAACTACCTCGGCCCGCTGGGTGGTGGGTCAACGGCACTGACCATTAAGCAGGCATACATCGTTTTTAAAGCTACCCCAAAACTATCGTTTACCGCCGGGCAGTTTGGTACCCATATCGGTTACGAAGTAATTGATGCTCCTGTTAACTATAACTACTCACTATCAAACCTCTTTAACAACGGACCCTTCTATCACATCGGTCTGAAAGGTCAGTATACCTTCAGCGACCGGGCTTACTTAATGTTGGGAGTTGTGAACAACGTCGATAACCTGTACGACAACAACAAGAAAAAGGGATTAATCGGACAGTTCTTCTTTTCGCCCGTATCGAACTGGAACGTTTACCTGAACGCAATTGCTTCCAACGAAGCCTCGCAGGATGTAAATGGTGTGAAAGCTGATGATGCCAGCTATATGCTGTTTGACCTGACCACTACCTATCAGATTACCGATAAGTTCTTTCTGGGCCTGAACGCGGCAACCGGTTCGCAAAAAGGTGATTACCAGGGAGTAGGTGGCCCTTCTACATCCAAAACCTGGGGTGGCGTTGCGGTCTATACCAACTATGCCTTTACCGATAAATTTGGTCTGGGTCTTCGTTATGAAACGTTCGACAATAAAAGCGGTGTCCGTGGACTAACCGATGCCGCTGGCAATGGCGCTAGTGTTAATTCGATTACGATTACTGGCAATATTACCGCAGCCGACGGCCATGTATTGCTGAAGCCAGAATTCCGTCTGGACAGCTATTCGGCCGATAAGTTTGAGAAAAATGATGGATCGCTTACGCCATCGCAGGCTACCCTGGGTATGGCTGCCATCTTCAAATTTTAACCTGTGAAAGTCCCCCGTTTTCTTAACCAATTTTTATAATTCAGTACAACAAAAACCCCTCAATTATCATGCAAAAGCCAAATTACATTCCCCTGGTGCTGCTGGGAGTGGTTGCCGTACTTGGCATACTTCCTGGGTTTAATGGTGTTCCAACCCAAATCGTGACCGAAGGTATCGATACAGGCGACACGGCCTGGATGATGGTAGCTACTGCGCTTGTTTTGTTAATGACTCCGGGTCTGGCGTATTTCTACGGCGGTATGGTCAATAACAAAAATGTGATTTCAACGATGCTTCAGAGCTTCATTGCGATGGGGGTCATTAGTGTGTTGTGGGTCGTTGTTGGCTTTAGCCTGGCCTTTGGTACGTCGATTGGTGGCTTTGTTGGTAACCCAATGGACCACTTTATGTTCAAAGGTGTACTGGATGGCAAACCCTGGTCACTGGCTTCTACCATTCCGCTGGTTGTATTTGCATTCTTTCAACTGAAATTTGCGGTGATCACTCCGGCTCTGGTAACCGGTTCGATGGCCGAGCGTATCAATTTTCGCTCATACGTATTGTTCATGATCCTGTTTAGCCTGTTCGTGTATGCTCCGCTGGCACACATGACCTGGCATCCAGAAGGATTCCTGTTCAAACTGGGTGTACTCGATTTTGCCGGTGGTACGGTTGTACACATGTCGGCTGGTTGGGCAGCACTGGCTGGTGCTTTATACCTGAAGCGCCGTAAGTCGCACCTGGAAGCCAGCTATTTCCCACCTGCCAACATTCCATTCGTATTGCTTGGCACGGGTCTGCTGTGGTTTGGCTGGTTCGGTTTCAATGCGGGTTCGGCAGTGGGCGCTTCGCCGTTGGCTGCTTCGGCTTTCGCGACTACTAATACGGCGGCTGCGGCTGCTGGTTTGGCCTGGGTATTATTCGATGCGGCTAAAGGTAAAAAAGTATCGGCTCTTGGCTTCTGTATCGGTGCAGTAGTTGGTCTGGTTGCCATTACGCCTGCCGCTGGTTTCGTTACAATTCCGACTTCTATCTTCATCGGTACGGTTGCTTCTATAATTTCGAACTACATTGCTCACCTGCGCTCGAAATCAACGCTCGACGATACGCTCGACGTGTTCCCCTGCCACGGTGTTGGTGGTATGGTAGGTATGGTAATGACGGGTATTTTCGCAAGCAAAAATGTTAACTCGGCCGTTGCTGATGAAGGGCTTGCCTTTGGTGAAACTACCCTGTTTATCAATCACATGATTGCGCTGGTTGCGGTTTCAGTATTTGCCTTCGCCATGTCGTATATCTTACTGAAAGTGACCGATATGATTCTGCCACTGCGCGTGTCGGAAGAAGATGAGAAATCGGGTCTGGATGTAAGCCAGCACGACGAGTTTCTGATCGAAGCTTAAGATACGACAGCAGAGCCACAGGCACCCTGTCTGGTCGTAATGTCCAGCAGCTTTACTGTGGTTTTGTTGTACTCATGGAGCCGTCCCCACTTGGGGGCGGTTTCCTGCTTTTTGGCAGTTTCAGCAGTCTTTCTCTGAGTATTGTCGTGGGCTGGAGAATCGAAAGGTCAAAAAAACCAATGACAATATCTTTTTGTGTCCTATTGTCCTACCAGGGCCAGTTGCTTTCCTGACGGATCAATCGCCAAATTGGGTGGCGATTGGCCAAAGGTTATTGGAGAAACAGACAGGGTAGTGGCTGTGGCGATTGTTCTGATTACCAGCCTTGAATAACGAAATGGATTCGATGAATTTTTGCGGAAGGCCATGCTGTTTTCTGGTGAAATTATTGTAAGGTTGTATTCGGGAAATGGCTTACTGGCAGTTTGCGCTCTACGGTAAATTGCCAAAAAAACGGCTTTTTGCCAACAACCCGTAACTTTTTGAGTTCTAGCAATATGCAACCCGTAACCATGACTCCACCCCGCAATAAGGTAGACTCCTTTGAGTCGCCGGACTTTTATTGCCTGGACGATCTTCTAATGGCTGAGCACAAACTGGTGCGCTCGGCTGTCCGCGATTTTGTAAAGCGAGAAATTACACCCATCATTGAAGAACAGGCGCAGAAGGCTGAATTTCCTGTGCAGCTTGTGCCCAAATTTGGCAAGATAGGCGTATTCGGTGCTACCATTCCGGCCGAACTGGGTGGTGGCGGACTCGACCAGATTTCCTATGGACTGATGCTACAGGAAATTGAACGGGGCGACTCGGGTATGCGATCATGCGTGTCGGTTCAGAACTCGCTGGTCATGTATCCGATTTTTACGTTTGGCTCCGAAGAACAGAAGAAAAAATACCTGCCACGTCTGTCGAAGGGTGAGTTTCTGGGTTGTTTTGGCCTAACCGAAGCGAACCATGGTTCAGATCCGGGCGGTATGGAAACTAACTTTATTGAGCGTAGTGATTATTATCTGCTCAACGGATCGAAACTTTGGATTACCAATGGTCCCTTTGCTGATATTGCGCTCGTATGGGCAAAAAACGATCAGGGTAAAATACGATGTCTCATTGTTGAGCGAGGTATGGAGGGATTCTGTACCAACGAAATTCCCAACAAATGGTCTCTGCGGGCCAGCAGCACCGGTGAGTTAGTCTTTCAGGATGTACGTGTGCCCAAAGAGAATATGCTACCTGAAGCGTTTGGTCTGAAGAGCGCGCTCAAATGCCTGGACCAGGCCCGATATGGCATTGCCTGGGGATCGCTCGGGGCCGCCATGGAATGCTACGAAGTTGCCCGGCGTTATGCACTTGAGCGAATCCAGTTTAACAAACCAATTGCCAGTTTTCAGTTGGTGCAAAAAAAGCTGGCCGAAATGCTGACCGATATTACCCAGGCGCAACTGCTTTGCTGGAGACTGGGTATGCTGAAAAACGAGGATAAGGCTACTAACGCTCAGATTTCGCTGGCTAAACGAAACAATATCGAAATGGCACTTCGTGTAGCCCGCGATGCGCGTCAGATTCTGGGAGCCATGGGTATTTCGGGCGAATACCCCATTATGCGCCATCTGATGAACCTCGAATCGGTGAGTACATATGAAGGCACACACGATATTCACCTGCTGATTCTGGGAGCAGCCATTACGGGCATACCTGCCTATAAATGAATGCAATAATTATAAGCCTAAAAGGTCTAAATGACCTTTTAGGCGTTGATCATTAGGGTTGTTTACCGGGCAGGGGCAATTAATCGAACGAATAGTCGAGTGTGATTGTAGCGTGCTGGCCCTTCAGGGCAATACAGGTTCCTGTCCCGACAAGCCCCGTTAATTGTCCTGTTGCACTACCACGAATGATTGTCAGATCGGCGCGGGCTACTCCTTTGTCGTAAGTGCCATAGCCATGCAGAACAAAACTGCCTGTGTGGTTACCAAGCCTGCCAATAACGCGTTCCATAACAATAAAAGTGCAGCAATCGGGATGCTGATACATCATTAGGTATTCTTCCCAGCTTTCGCCTTCAATATCTCCTTCGATTACATTCGTAACGCGCGATTGAGTGAGTTTAGGAGCCCCTTCCAGCTCATCGTAGGGGGCTTCTTTCCAGGTTTTGTAAATTCGTCGGGCAACAGCCAGCATCGTGTTTGGGGAGATCGTGTGCTAAAAAGTAGGCGCAACGCTAGTCAACGCCAATCTGAATTTCAGTAATGTTGTTTTCGGGCTGAGTCATATCCCAGAAGCTGTAAACCTCCCGGCATACGCTGGTTAACTTATGGCCTGCCTGCTGAATGTGATTGAGTAGGGGTGGATAGGCAGAACCAAGCGTTTCCCAGGAACCGTAATGAATGGTTCCAACGTAGCGAAAAGGCTTGTAGTGCTTAAAAGACGCACCGTGGGGCTCACCATTGATTCGGTTGACCGGCAGGGCAATTTCGAGCCAGAACCGATGATCGGGATCTGAATTGACGCCAACGTAAGTCCAGTGGACAGATCCGGTAACGTTGAGAGCAAGCCGAACCGCTTCATTATACAACGTATCGGCCGAAAACTGATGAAGCTCTTTCAGGGTTGTTTCTGCACTAAAGCAGAGCACCGTCATGGGGGGAGCCTGTTTGATTTCCATTGCGATGTGAAAATTGACAATTACATCACAAAGAAAAAACAGTCCACTGACAGCCGTATGTCAGTAGTGAATTGGGAAGTTGGCCGATTGCTAGTAATCT harbors:
- a CDS encoding 4Fe-4S dicluster domain-containing protein — protein: MAIMITDECINCGACEPECPNTAIYEGGVEWTWGGGTELTEVDFGDGTVVSGKSPQAPVSNEFYYIVSDKCTECMGFHEEPQCAAVCPVDCCVPDPDHVEDEDTLLAKKAWLHAEV
- a CDS encoding acyl-CoA reductase, whose protein sequence is MLQSERIQTFVALGDFLRSDKAQPELEEISLRAYHKNNWFTPENTKKALSAIATEFLSEQNLNGWLTNYPAEPQTPRTVGVVMAGNIPAVGFHDLLSVLISGHKLLAKLSSQDFVLIHYLIQKIKEINPEFTELIEEADRINIADAYIATGSNNTARYFDYYFSKKPSIIRKNRTSVGLLMGEENDDEFLKLGHDISDYYGLGCRNVSTLLVPDEYDFTPLLRALEPQVTTYLNNHKYQNNYDYNKSIYLINAVPHLDNGYLLLTENDGLVSPVSVVYYQTYKTQANANQWLNERAERIQVVASAQGWHSNSIPFGKTQCPGLSDYADGIDTMAFLTSL
- a CDS encoding DUF3224 domain-containing protein, which encodes MLAVARRIYKTWKEAPYDELEGAPKLTQSRVTNVIEGDIEGESWEEYLMMYQHPDCCTFIVMERVIGRLGNHTGSFVLHGYGTYDKGVARADLTIIRGSATGQLTGLVGTGTCIALKGQHATITLDYSFD
- a CDS encoding acyl-CoA dehydrogenase family protein, with product MQPVTMTPPRNKVDSFESPDFYCLDDLLMAEHKLVRSAVRDFVKREITPIIEEQAQKAEFPVQLVPKFGKIGVFGATIPAELGGGGLDQISYGLMLQEIERGDSGMRSCVSVQNSLVMYPIFTFGSEEQKKKYLPRLSKGEFLGCFGLTEANHGSDPGGMETNFIERSDYYLLNGSKLWITNGPFADIALVWAKNDQGKIRCLIVERGMEGFCTNEIPNKWSLRASSTGELVFQDVRVPKENMLPEAFGLKSALKCLDQARYGIAWGSLGAAMECYEVARRYALERIQFNKPIASFQLVQKKLAEMLTDITQAQLLCWRLGMLKNEDKATNAQISLAKRNNIEMALRVARDARQILGAMGISGEYPIMRHLMNLESVSTYEGTHDIHLLILGAAITGIPAYK
- a CDS encoding GyrI-like domain-containing protein, with product MEIKQAPPMTVLCFSAETTLKELHQFSADTLYNEAVRLALNVTGSVHWTYVGVNSDPDHRFWLEIALPVNRINGEPHGASFKHYKPFRYVGTIHYGSWETLGSAYPPLLNHIQQAGHKLTSVCREVYSFWDMTQPENNITEIQIGVD
- a CDS encoding ammonium transporter, which codes for MQKPNYIPLVLLGVVAVLGILPGFNGVPTQIVTEGIDTGDTAWMMVATALVLLMTPGLAYFYGGMVNNKNVISTMLQSFIAMGVISVLWVVVGFSLAFGTSIGGFVGNPMDHFMFKGVLDGKPWSLASTIPLVVFAFFQLKFAVITPALVTGSMAERINFRSYVLFMILFSLFVYAPLAHMTWHPEGFLFKLGVLDFAGGTVVHMSAGWAALAGALYLKRRKSHLEASYFPPANIPFVLLGTGLLWFGWFGFNAGSAVGASPLAASAFATTNTAAAAAGLAWVLFDAAKGKKVSALGFCIGAVVGLVAITPAAGFVTIPTSIFIGTVASIISNYIAHLRSKSTLDDTLDVFPCHGVGGMVGMVMTGIFASKNVNSAVADEGLAFGETTLFINHMIALVAVSVFAFAMSYILLKVTDMILPLRVSEEDEKSGLDVSQHDEFLIEA
- a CDS encoding porin; amino-acid sequence: MRKAILLLSSLFTGLGAYAQDSTSATPGKFTFSGYMDTYYWGNFNNPKSQSNLGLNGSGPGNARAFDQKAGQFGIGLVQAKAMYTADKVDAVIDLTFGPFADLGNYGNYLGPLGGGSTALTIKQAYIVFKATPKLSFTAGQFGTHIGYEVIDAPVNYNYSLSNLFNNGPFYHIGLKGQYTFSDRAYLMLGVVNNVDNLYDNNKKKGLIGQFFFSPVSNWNVYLNAIASNEASQDVNGVKADDASYMLFDLTTTYQITDKFFLGLNAATGSQKGDYQGVGGPSTSKTWGGVAVYTNYAFTDKFGLGLRYETFDNKSGVRGLTDAAGNGASVNSITITGNITAADGHVLLKPEFRLDSYSADKFEKNDGSLTPSQATLGMAAIFKF